gctcagagcaACAAGCTGCCAAACCAGGAGAAGTTCCCTGTGACGTCTGCACTGGACCCAAACTGAAGGCCCTGAAGTCCTGCATGGAGTGTCTGCTCTCCTACTGCCAGACTCACCTGGAGCCTCACCTGACCGCTCCACGTCTGAAGAAACATCAGCTGATGGAGCCGGTGGAGAACCTGGAGGACAGGATGTGTCTGCAGCACGATAAACCTCTGGAGCTGTTCTGTAGGACCGACCAGAGATGCGTCTGCTTGCTGTGTCCTGTTTTAGACCACAAGAACCACGAGTTTGTTCCTCTGAGAGAAGAATCTGAAGGAAAGAAGGCAGAGCTGAGGAAGACGGAGGCTGAAGTTCAGGAGATGATCCAGAAGAGACGACTGAAGATCCAGGAGATCAGAGAGTCGGTGAAGATCAGTAAAGATGctgcagacagagagaaagctGGAGGTGTTCAGGTCTTCACGGCTCTGATAGAGTCTGCTGAGAGAGGCCTGAAGGAGCTCCTCAAGGAGATCCAAGACAAACAGGAAACTACAGAGAAACAGGCTGAAGACTTCATCAGAGATCTGGAACAGGAGATCTCTGAGCTGAAGAAGAGGAGCTCTGAGGTCAAGCAGCTCTCACAGGATGAAGatcacctccacctcctccaaaGCTTCTCCTCCCTGAAAGATGCTCCACCCACCAAGACCTGgacagaggtcagagttcatccaCCATCATATGAGGGGACTGTGGTGAGAGCTGTGGttcagctgcaggaggagatgAAGAGGATGATGGAGGCTGAGATGAAGAGGATCCATCAGTTTGCTGTTGATGTGACTCTGGATCCTGATACGGCTCATCCTAACCTCATCCTGTCTGATGATGGAAAACAGGTGAAACATGGAAATGAGAAGAAGAATCTTCCAGACAATCCAGAGAGATTTGATCAGTGTGTTATTGTTTTAGGACAGCAGAGTTTCTGTTCAGGCAGATTTTACTTTGAGGTTCAGGTTAAAGGAAAAACTAACTGGGATTTAGGAGTGGCCAGAGAATCCATCAACAGGAAGGGACAAATCACACTGAGTCCTCAGGACGGTTTCTGGACTGTTGGATTGAGAAGTGGAAATGAGTACAAAGCTTGTGCTTTACCTTCAGTCCGTCTCCATCTCCATCCTGGTCCTCAGAAGGTGGGGGTGTTTGTGGATTATGAGGAGGGTCTGGTCTCCTTTTATGATGTAGATGCTGCAGCTCTGATCTACTCCTTTACTGGCTGCTGCTTCAAGGAGAAACTCTACCCATACTTCAGTCCATGTCCTAATGATGGAGGTAAAAACTCTGATCCTCTGATCATCTGTCCTGTTAATCAGGCTGATTGTTGatctgatgaagatgatgaagatgaatcTGAGTGACTCTGCAGGTGAAGTCCTGCTGCTGGAGAGGAGAGTTTGGAAACATCCTCAGCAGGAAATCAgttattttctgctgctgattagttataaagtcaaatcaaattgttttatcTCAGTTTATTTCATTGCTCTACTGATTGTTTcatcttgtttcatttttcttgttttattgatGATCAGTTTTAAACCTGCATTCAATGTTTCAACCTGTTCATCAAATTAAACTGATTTCTAACAATAGTAAcatttaaatcttgtttttcctcattaGTTCTGCTTCTTGGtggttttatttgaacttttaatCAGAAGTGGAAATGTAAGTTGTGATGATTAAATTGAAAATTGTggaatggatttttttctattaattttgaTGTTATGATTGCAGATAatcagaaaataatgttttagttttttggcTGAAGCTGAAACCTTAAAGTCCTTCTGCTCCTTTCCAGCCTGCACtgcattttaatgcaataatgagacaaaatattATGACCAGGGCCGCTGCactaaaaaacatcaaatattacTGAGCTGTCTGGTTTCCTGAGCAATAACCCAGTTCACCTTTCTGTTCGTCAGGTCATAAtagataatatatttatttattgtccttGGTTTCCACAACtattcaagaaaagaaaataattttttagattaatttcattgtatttgaacagtttttattcacaaatgtgAACATGATAGAAAAATCCCTCGTTTTGTGACTTTTAAACTTGATCTATTTCACTATTTTCAGTTACTATTAAAACACTCAGAGTATTATTTAACCTCAATTTATGTACATTATGTTATGCAGTCATTAtgacacatcaaaatgttggttagtgtttcaaaataaactctATAACCAGCtgggttttagtctagatttagaggaactcagtgtttcggcagttttgcagttttctggaagtttgttccagatttctggtgcatagaagctgaatgttcctccatgtttggttctggttctgaataAACTCAGCAGCAGGTGGAGGTGAAGCTTCAGATTTGCAGCGCTGCGTTCAGGTCAGCGCGGCGATCTGAGCTCCCTCTTCCAACATGTCTGCCTGCAGTCCTGTGTGCGGTCTGCTGGGTTTGAGGCCGTGTGGGCCGGCGTGGCCAGCCTGCAGTCGGCCCAGATGGCTCAGTAAGGCCGCGGcgctgaaaacacacacacctgaagCGCAGCTCTGCCTGTTCACAGAGGAGAAAACCGACACTGGGCCAGAGAAACTGGAGGCTgtcagaggaaataaaatctcTGCCTGGCAGACAGATTGCTGCTTCACTCCTGAAAGAGccgagaggaggaagaggaggacgcAAACTTCACTCTGTGGGACTTCCAGGAAGCTGACAACAGCGTCCCAGAGCGAGCGTGGGAAAGACGGAGAGGTGACAGAAGTGTCCAGAGCTCATGAAATAATTAGCTGCTGCTGTTACCTCCATGTCAGAGCAGGTAGTGAAGCTGTCAGTCAGCGAGGCTGCAGAGGGAAACTCAGGGTGATAATGATCCTGCAGCCGGACCGGACCGGGTCGGGCCGGGAGCGACGGGCCAGGTGTCAGGACGGATCACAGAGAGGAGACCTCTGATCTTCTAACTTCAGAGGATCAGAGGTCTCCACCTCCAAATGGTGctttatgtgacagagcaacacaaacagctgcaggACTGAAAAGAGAGAAGATGGTCCCtggaatctgaaaagtgtggcatgaatGTATGCATCTACTGAGCTTGTGCAACTACATCACCTGATCACGCTGCGGCGCCATGACGGACATCCCAGTATCGAACAGAACCGACTGTGATTGTTTCCCAGTACAGCCACGTCTCCTACTGGTTCAAGTCCTGCTGTTTTATCTGTGGAAGCAAACtggaaacagctagcttagaaaccgaccgcTTCCTCCCTCCTGCTGGGTTTATTTCATAATACTTCACCTTTACAACTCTCTCAGATTTGTCTTGGACTGGATCAAATCTACAGGGCACCAACAGAAATACACCCTCTCAGTTTTAACGGTTTATCAGGATCCATTAAAGCTATAATGTAAAGCTAACTGATCTGCCTTGCTATTAGCAGGTAATGCAGAGAAAGTGTATGAATCTGTGTTCCAACAAACAAATTCAAggtttaattttctcttttctgctccATTTTACTCTCAGATCTATAAAATCATTAGTGACCTTTTATGAAACATCTGTTCCTCCCACCAATCTGAGAAAAGTTATGAGTTAATTTCACAATCTGTAATTAACTCAGAATTTTAGTCAAGAACCatcaaaaaaagcaacatttcaatttaaaaccCTTTTATGCTGAAAGCTCattgaataaaaagacatatgGGGATATTTATAGTTTGTAATCTATTATTCAGGTTATtaaaccatcagattggtgcaaagtgttATTCTAGCCATTCAGATTTCTGGTTTTCAGAAATTTCTTTAGAAAAGTGGACactgacattagcattagcatctgtgctgctgctacatgtttagcattcaGATGctactttgttattttttgccaGTTAGCTGTGGCTCCTGATTGTTGAAGTTGAGCTGATGTGTCTGTGGACGGAGTTCATCCAGTCAGGACTCATAACATTCATAAAGTCTGGAATcagcttagaaaccgactcatttcttctccttcctgctatttgttgatttgatcaaatttgatttgaattCATGGCACATGATTTATATTACTATGTCATAAACAGCATTTCCTCTTTCACTGGAGCAGCCCGGCTCCAGGGGGCTAGGGGGAATGAATATgtagcaataataatattatcaagtaaaagaaaaacatttagtgcagtaaaactactttTATAAGTACCTTTatccaaaaaagttactcaagtgaatgtaacaagtactgcacacttttaaacataaacaacaacagTAGTCTACAGGCTGCTagttaacaagcttaaggtgctgtATTGATATTAGCTAGTCAtcatttagctaacattagctagtcatcatttagctaacattagctagtcatcatttagctaacattagctagtcatcacgtagctaacattagctagtcatcacttagctaacattagctccaTCCAACAGCTTTACTCAACTCAATCTTTTAgttttgggggaaaaactgtgcaaagttctttgcgtttagctggtttgctgccatgattcaaACACACCTGAGTAGCTGCACAGGTGTAAACCCAGCTAGCGTCTTAGCGCTCATGTtacgtttaaaggcggctcggaaaagcaggttacgacgtgttaacaacggattaaacagttttaactgctgaaaaaaGTGACCAATGCCCCCAAAGCCCCCATTGCCCCCAATGCCCGCCCATGGCCTGCACTGGGGCAGACAGTGAGGCTAATTCTTACCATAATGCCCAGCAACGGTGGCTTGTGGAGTACAAAAAGGTTCGTGTTTCGGATCGAGTCTGATTCACAGCGAGAAGCGAACTGCGAATCGAGACGCCTAAAAAATGGGCCTCGGCCCGGTTGTTGGTTCTGCACTGCGGTTCGTTTTGACTGGATTCTCACTTCCACTGAAGGTCTGGTGTCAGGTTTAGCGGTGGTGAGTGGTGGAGGCAGGCGCTGAGACCCAGGTAGGATGAATGATGGTGaatttaataaagaaacaataatcCAGGGAATCCAAAAcacaaagtccaggcagcacacaGGAGCGGATGCAGAAGCTCACAAACAGTGACAACCGGTACTGGACAAACACGACCAGgaccaaagaacacaggtggggttaaatacacagagggtaatcaaggagacaagaaacacctgggaacaatcaaggggagacagtaCAACACGGAGActaagagacacagaaactcaaaataaacacagataaggaGCAGATCCTGACATCCGGACCGACAGGAGAAACCAACTCTGAGTTCAGGTGAGgctttaaaacctaaaaacagagTTAACTGGTAAACATGGCGGCAGAAGCGtcagaaagcagcagaaattagATCCTTGTGACCGGAGGAGAGTGTTGGAGCTTCTTGACCAGATCAACATCCTCATTACTTCAGACCAAATCCTCCAGCCGAGGAGGAGATGAACCCTGACGGAGTTTAAAGTCTCTTTCTGGAGTGAGAGATTTTCTTTAACTATTCCATCTGATGATCATTTACCCTTTAATTACATTCCTCCATTTCCTGCTTCTTAAACCTAAACCTCTCTGTCTTGTTTTCCCCTCTGGTAAACTAAACAACAACATTTCAGCCTTTTAATGAGTTTTACTAATATTTCCATGTCTGTTTAGCTTTTTTAGAAAGCGCGGTGGAAGCTGAAATGGAAGCCTGCTAATGGTTTCCCTCAGAGCCATAAATCTGTGCCATGTTTTGGAGCGGGCAGCGGCACAACACACACCGCCTCGCTGTAAACACACAGACATCGTCAGCTCATTTACATTTTCCTCCTGCAGTGTTTCTACCTCTGCATTCATGAGCTCACATCACACTCtctttatgtgtttatttaataaagataTGCCTGTTCAATCATGAAAACACGGCTCCGCTGCGGTTTGTAAGCCAGTAATTTACATGGTAATTTTGATGGGAGTTGTTGTGGGCTGATATGTGGCGGCTGGGCGGCTGAGCGGACACATCCACCGCTGAAACGGAATATTTCTTTAACATAATGAGGATATTTATCCGGGGctttgactttgtgtttgttgctgCTGGTTACTGCGCTCCGGCCGGGCTATTCGCCAGAGTGTCAGggtaaaaagaaagtacaccttCTTTTAGGGTGCATTCCCACCACctctgtttagtccactttaactGAACTCTACTTTGTTTACTGGTTCCAAGTCCGGTTCTGTTGGGGACGTCTGGATGTGTAATCGGCCAAAAGGTGAACTCCAGTCCGTCTGCAAACCTGGGTCTCAGTTtggttaaagtgaactctgctGTATTTCAAAGCATATATGAACACCAAGCGAACTGGaggccgctccaaaagcaggaagaggactacagagcagggcattctgggtaaatacaaccaaaacacaaacatttctccTGAGAGCGCTAGCAGAAGAAATGACTTGTAGTTCTAAAATAATCCTAAAGTTACAAAATGTTGCTCCATCTCCAGATGCTGTGGttctttttctctgctctgagtcaaaccaacctgttcccctcctggcctgtgggggcgctgcaccaacaaccactgcaggaaacaacacaaaaacctctgaagacactgagtacagcttccttcttcaccaaatctaaacaaaaatggagtggaaTCAGATTTCATCTCTGCTTTGATGTCAAAGGTCAAAAGGAAATCACTCTTCCAGAAGCCCTGAGGTTCATTCAAAACGCCGATTCTTTACAGACAGGAGGCTTTTTCCACTAAACTCTTCCATCTTTTTCTAGCTGTTCTGTCATAAAGTTTAATCCAGAGTGAAGCCCTAGAAAATGACAGACTGTTTAGttctttactttttcatcaCTCAATCTAGTTTGAGAACCAAATATTGTCCTAAAGATTACAGAGCtaacaaattagaaaaaaacttACCTTTCTGTGCTACAGAGTTCCAGCTCATTTAAAACCTGTTTACAGAAACGCTGTTTCACCGCCGTGTGTGACTGAAGCTGCTCTGCTGCGTTTAAACGTCCTGCTCTGCCTGCTAGCTGCATGCAGCACACAGCAGCGAGGCCCAGTGATTTAAAATCCAGGAATGTTTCTGTGGAACATCTGCAATTAAAGCAGCATGtgttcataaaaacaaatcGACCATCGGCCTTCATCCTCCAATTACGTGGCTTTATTGAAATGCTCCTCTGGAGGCCAAGCGGGGGGCGCAGCGTCGGGGGGGCGCCAGCTTTATGAGCCGCAACCTGGAACTGACAGCACAAGGTTCTGCAGCACGGCTCCCACTGATTGGTTCATTTCACATGACAGAAATGAAGGACGTGTTTGTTTTACCGTATTTCTGGAGTTACAAAAAGCAACATATAAACCAAACAGAACAGGCTGTCAAACATCCACTGATACAGTTAGTATCGGTTAGTATGTTCAGACATTACAGGTGACCCACAACTTACCTGGACAGGTTAGGATAGAGCAGTGGCCTATTCAAAACATGCtccttatattttatttgtgcaaaattATTCCGAGATAATGAGACActagtctggtcagttctggcTACTTTCAGCTTCTTTTCTCAGAATACTGACTTTAGTCTTCTGAGGAGGAAAattcaaaattctgaaatttaattcagaaatctgagaaaaaagtcagaattaattTTTTCCTGACGGTGACCCAAATCCCTGTCTGTATTAAAGCCCAAACCTAAAATAagccaaactaaacatttattgGAATATCTGTATGTATTTAtccaaacatatttttcatgtcaaaaaTCCATTCTTCCCAGAGTCTTTATAAGATAACAGACGTAAACTGATTCTTATCTCTTGGCAGTATGATTTAAGTCTGTAAAGCTGCATCGAGGCTAACAACCTCATTAGGTTAGCCTCGTTAGATAATGAGGCTAACCCAGGTGATATCTCACCTTTCCCAGATTAACTTCCAGGTTTTAGTTTGTGAACTGCACGGCCCGCCCACAGCCAAACGCCCAGCAGAGTTCATATTTCCACTCAGCCAGCAGAGTTTTAGGTCATAACAAAGCAATCCACACCTCAGTCTATCTCAGAGAGACACGAATTCGTCCTCCAGGTACTTTGATATGAGCCGGCCGgatgctgatgctgctgcacgGGCGACAGTGATGGAATGAGAGGAGACAGGGAGAAGATTAGTTTGTCCGGCGCTGCCAGAGTGATGGATGCAAAGGAAACCTGGAAGATCTCGTAGACAAACACGCAACCTTTGACGCGATGCATCTGGATGTAACTGTAATAAAACACGGAGAGATGATGCAATCCAGACGCAGCCGTAAAGACATCACAGCGTTGGAGAAAGTTTGACTGAATATCATCACTTTTACCCTCTTCATGTCACCTTGTCTGGTTTTAAATgaatttctgtgtttctgagttGAAGTCTGCAGACCAGCGTCTCCCTCCAGTCTGCACTGGGATCCAGTTTGTAATCGCCTGCAGCAGGATGTTCCCAGTTTGATGCAGCAGCATCAACAAACAGTGGTGATGACTTTCCCTTTCTCTATGGAAGCCCATTTCCAgcatggaaaaaataaaagtccaacaataagtcataattaaaagttttaaagtaataatCAGGAGACAAAAGGCTTTGACTTCGAATCTCGTAATTATgacttaaaaagtcaaaatcatGACTTTGTATTTCAATTATAACTGAAGGTTATGATTTCAgaagtcaaaattatgacttaTTGCCTCATAATTACGACTTTCAAAGTTAGGATGGTGACTCTGAATTTTATAATCATGACcttaaatctcataattatgactgaAAGTCAAAACTATGACTTTATATCTTTGggtttaaaagtcaaaattatgactgTAGCTCATAACTATGAGTTATGAGTCAAAGACACaatttttattcttgtaaaaaaCTGATAAgtatgacttcctgttgggcttttaatttttctttcatagCACAAATGGGCTTCCGTAGACTTGCTGAGGCTGGATGACAGAACCACACCCTCGTCACTCAGTAATGATGCAGATGAAAACATGGAGGAGCAGATATAGCAGCGCTCCTAATGATATTTCCAAATGGGTttaacacaccaacacacacacacaccaacacacactccAACACACACCTCCTCTCTGAGTGTGATTGTACTTTAATAATCCGTCATTTGGGCTAATGTGCCAGCGTTCCCCCATTATCGTCTCAGGCGTGTTTGTTGTTCAACATCATCATGTATAATTAAAGTCAACACTTGTCAAAATGCTAATTTGCTGCATCCATGGTGGCGTTGATGGTGTAAAACACAAACTGGCTCTTTCTCTCTGTAAGGCGGCGGTTTCTCATGTGAGGACAGGAAGTTTCCTGCAGAGGCAAAAACAagctggaaacatttttcatgagaACATATAAAGGTTTGGAAAGAATCCTGTGTGCAGCCCAActttcttcatattttacacaacactatcaaatgtttttcagacGTTATGAAgctttcagaggttttttatttggactttttcaCTTAGTTTCAGTCAAGAATCTGACAATTTGTAGAGGAATATTTCTAATTGTAAAGTTAATCATGTAGAGTGGCTCAGTGAAgccttttttccacatttatccCAATTAAGCTGTTCTGTAATCAAAACTGTGATGCAGTTTTTAGCTTCGCCACTAGGGGGCGCGGTTGTTTTGTgagcattgttttgttttagatgtaAATGGTGTTCATGAAAGCCTTCATCCATAGAAGTcatgttttaaaacagtaaatgtgTTATAATAggatttaattttctgttttgtttgtcctgtggtCGCACTCCTTACCAGTTGGTGGCAGTAATGCTTCCTTCTGTTATTTTCCTATCGCTAATATAACAAAGAAGAAGTAGTGATGTTTATGTGGTTTCTCAATAAGACTGGTGAGCTACagagcattttgtgttttagaatcatcatttgtgtgtttgattAATctggacattttctttttcattttgcccAAAAGacgctaagctaagctaagctaagctaacctTGACTCTAAACTGGTGATTTTCATCATACTTACTtgctttcttttactttaacaaTTTAAATGCAAGATTGGAGAGCAGTgagattaatgttttatttcatgtattaCTAAATGTGGCTTAGGCTCTAAGTAAAGGTCTTGGGCCTAGTAGTAAGGCTTAAAGGACAAGTATGTGACTAACGTTTAAATTGgattataatttgttttctttatttggttttgTAGAATTGCACACACCTTTTGCCTAAACCTGCTAATTAAAAACCAGAAACTCATCATTTGGTCTCATCATTTCCTCACCAGCGTTAATCGAACCCCAGTCTTACAAATCTCCACCATAACGGCCCGAATTTCTGTGTAGTTTCTTGGTATTTCAGGAGACAGAGCAACTCAAAGTAGAACTCATCTGAAGTGGAAGCAAAATGACAcgcagttttaaattttttaaccaaatctgaaaaatgtcgATGGcgtgatggatggatggagaagtTTGTTCTTTTATTGACAGAAGATGGTGAATAATATTTCTTCTGCCTCCACAGAGCTTGTAGCTTCATGGCTTTGTACAGATTTACATGATTCAGAGCGCTGGGCTGCATtaacatggaaataaataaatggagtAAACACCTCAGCAGCTCAGAGTGAGTCACTTGCCTCCAGGCGGCCCAGTAACGAGATGTGTCATCCATCTAACTTTCAGCAGACAtggcctttttaaaaatgtaaaacgcTGTTTTTTGATTCGAGCATCTCCCTCCGGCCAATCAGCAACCTGACGTAAAGATCAGAACAAGAACGGATGTGGTGCTGTCACATGTTTGCATAAAAAAGTTTGACCTTTA
This genomic stretch from Xiphophorus hellerii strain 12219 chromosome 4, Xiphophorus_hellerii-4.1, whole genome shotgun sequence harbors:
- the LOC116719265 gene encoding E3 ubiquitin-protein ligase TRIM21-like, producing the protein MPLNQLVLTEVSLICPQSSEMSSGSNLRSKDQFLCSICLDVFTDPVSTPCGHNFCKTCITQLWDINVSYRCPLCNKHFASRPQLRVNTLLKEMVDQFRGEAQQEASSSSEQQAAKPGEVPCDVCTGPKLKALKSCMECLLSYCQTHLEPHLTAPRLKKHQLMEPVENLEDRMCLQHDKPLELFCRTDQRCVCLLCPVLDHKNHEFVPLREESEGKKAELRKTEAEVQEMIQKRRLKIQEIRESVKISKDAADREKAGGVQVFTALIESAERGLKELLKEIQDKQETTEKQAEDFIRDLEQEISELKKRSSEVKQLSQDEDHLHLLQSFSSLKDAPPTKTWTEVRVHPPSYEGTVVRAVVQLQEEMKRMMEAEMKRIHQFAVDVTLDPDTAHPNLILSDDGKQVKHGNEKKNLPDNPERFDQCVIVLGQQSFCSGRFYFEVQVKGKTNWDLGVARESINRKGQITLSPQDGFWTVGLRSGNEYKACALPSVRLHLHPGPQKVGVFVDYEEGLVSFYDVDAAALIYSFTGCCFKEKLYPYFSPCPNDGGKNSDPLIICPVNQADC